Proteins co-encoded in one Haloarcula pelagica genomic window:
- a CDS encoding AEC family transporter produces the protein MSLLGIFASAILPVVGVAVVGFVLGRYEGVDPDPLNTITVYVLAPALVVHSLTTSELAGGTIFAVVAAVGLFTAGMLVIAEVIGRLWGHTEPFLGAFVLASVFPNTGNYGIPLADFTFGPTGRSVAVLVTALQGVLLYTVGIYVAARGSGSDPLADMRRVFGVPLVYAVVAALAVRWLGVVPPTESTLMQTLELLGNASIPVMLLILGIQLSSVDAGGTLRPVGVASALRLLLAPLVAVGAVLATIALVGFGNATAARVVVLLLATPTGVTTLILVGAFSADGAEVAPGEFVSATVFVTTVASVLTVTLLVAALQSGLLV, from the coding sequence GTGTCGCTGCTCGGTATCTTCGCGTCGGCCATCCTCCCCGTCGTCGGCGTGGCCGTCGTCGGGTTCGTCCTGGGCCGGTACGAGGGGGTCGATCCGGACCCGCTCAACACGATCACGGTGTACGTGCTGGCGCCGGCGCTGGTCGTCCACAGCCTGACCACCTCGGAACTGGCCGGCGGGACCATCTTCGCCGTCGTCGCCGCCGTGGGGCTGTTCACCGCCGGGATGCTGGTGATCGCGGAAGTGATCGGCCGGCTCTGGGGCCACACGGAGCCGTTCCTGGGCGCGTTCGTCCTCGCGAGCGTCTTCCCGAACACGGGCAACTACGGCATCCCGCTGGCGGACTTCACCTTCGGGCCGACGGGCCGTAGCGTCGCCGTCCTCGTGACCGCGCTCCAGGGCGTCCTGCTGTACACGGTCGGGATCTACGTCGCCGCCCGGGGCAGCGGGAGCGATCCGCTTGCGGACATGCGCCGGGTGTTCGGCGTGCCGCTCGTGTACGCCGTCGTCGCCGCGCTGGCGGTGCGGTGGCTGGGCGTGGTCCCGCCCACGGAGTCGACGCTGATGCAAACCCTGGAACTGCTTGGCAACGCCTCGATCCCAGTCATGTTGCTGATCCTGGGCATCCAGCTCTCCTCGGTCGACGCCGGCGGGACGCTCCGCCCGGTCGGGGTCGCGAGCGCGTTGAGACTCCTGCTGGCACCGCTCGTCGCCGTCGGGGCAGTCCTCGCGACGATCGCCCTCGTGGGCTTCGGGAACGCGACCGCCGCCCGCGTGGTCGTCCTCCTGTTAGCGACGCCGACGGGCGTGACGACGCTGATCCTCGTCGGCGCGTTCAGCGCTGACGGGGCCGAGGTCGCACCCGGGGAGTTCGTCAGCGCGACGGTGTTCGTGACGACGGTCGCCAGCGTGCTCACGGTGACGCTGCTGGTGGCCGCGTTGCAGTCAGGACTCCTCGTCTGA
- a CDS encoding ABC transporter permease translates to MALSLAAGGVIDPPAAVFEHVLPVVLTATTLLGAVVSYARAHALEYVSTDVVRLVRAKGAGPRRVAAHVLRNAAIPICSLVFTEALALLVLAVFVVEVLFGIEGFGLLLFRSVQQRDLPVLLGGTLVIIAVGVLGNVVQDLSYGLLDPRVDTGDR, encoded by the coding sequence ATGGCCCTCTCGCTTGCGGCCGGCGGGGTGATCGACCCGCCGGCAGCCGTGTTCGAGCACGTCCTCCCGGTCGTCCTGACCGCGACGACGCTCCTGGGGGCAGTCGTGAGCTACGCCCGCGCCCACGCTCTGGAGTACGTCTCGACTGACGTGGTCCGGCTGGTCCGGGCGAAAGGCGCCGGGCCGCGCCGCGTGGCCGCACACGTCCTCCGGAACGCCGCCATCCCGATCTGCTCGCTGGTGTTCACCGAGGCGCTCGCGCTGCTGGTCCTTGCGGTGTTCGTCGTCGAGGTGCTGTTCGGCATCGAGGGGTTCGGACTCCTCCTGTTCCGGTCGGTCCAGCAGCGGGACCTCCCGGTGTTGCTCGGCGGGACCCTGGTCATCATCGCCGTCGGCGTCCTGGGCAACGTCGTCCAGGACCTCTCGTACGGGCTGCTCGACCCCCGGGTCGACACCGGCGACCGCTGA
- a CDS encoding ABC transporter permease, which translates to MDEPDGPRFQRVDWQSVDDGSRRLRAEHGVLLAGLLGVAALVCYHRFVAHVYLVGSWKPLPIDWVAMVGVVVLTAYGVVPVLRRPAAVGRLLHGARSRRGLSFGLGILLVFGLLGTVVPVLIGRPELNFADAFQPPLGFTAERFGPSCYGETTVGEGITRYCHGSTYYPYGTNHRGHPMEYMVVYGARTAAYVVVFAAAFILPLATAVGVVAGLRGGRLDDLLMGYVDVQLCVPALFVYFIGYMYDGPSLLLLLLTFGLLSWGGVARLVRSEVLQRREAGHVVLARSLGASDRYLARRHVLPNVTNTLVPAVFHLCAILVLAEAGVAFLGFSDVELYSWGSTIAEGLRTEDMHPHQVWWISTLPALALTLLLLGFKLVGDGLRDLLDPQTDT; encoded by the coding sequence ATGGACGAGCCGGACGGTCCCCGTTTCCAGCGTGTCGATTGGCAGTCGGTCGACGACGGATCGCGCCGCCTCAGGGCCGAACACGGCGTTCTGTTGGCCGGGCTGCTCGGGGTGGCCGCGCTCGTCTGCTATCACCGGTTCGTCGCACACGTCTATCTCGTCGGGTCCTGGAAGCCGCTACCGATCGACTGGGTGGCGATGGTCGGCGTGGTCGTCCTGACGGCCTACGGCGTCGTCCCGGTGCTCCGCCGGCCGGCAGCGGTCGGGCGTCTCCTGCACGGGGCTCGCTCCCGCCGCGGACTCTCGTTCGGCCTCGGGATACTCCTCGTGTTCGGGCTGCTCGGGACGGTCGTCCCGGTGCTGATCGGCCGGCCGGAACTGAACTTCGCCGACGCGTTCCAGCCGCCGCTCGGGTTCACCGCCGAGCGGTTCGGCCCGTCCTGTTACGGCGAGACGACCGTCGGCGAGGGGATCACGCGGTACTGCCACGGCTCGACGTACTACCCCTACGGGACCAACCACCGCGGTCACCCGATGGAGTACATGGTCGTCTACGGCGCCCGGACGGCGGCCTACGTCGTCGTCTTCGCCGCGGCGTTTATCCTCCCGCTGGCGACGGCCGTCGGCGTCGTGGCGGGCCTTCGTGGCGGCCGGCTCGACGACCTTCTCATGGGCTACGTCGACGTGCAACTCTGTGTCCCCGCACTCTTTGTCTACTTCATCGGGTACATGTACGACGGCCCGTCGCTACTCCTGTTGTTGCTCACCTTCGGACTCCTCAGCTGGGGCGGGGTCGCCCGGCTGGTCCGCAGTGAGGTCCTCCAGCGCCGGGAGGCCGGCCACGTCGTCCTGGCGCGCAGCCTCGGTGCCTCCGACCGGTATCTCGCCCGCCGGCACGTCCTCCCGAACGTGACCAACACGCTCGTTCCCGCCGTGTTTCACCTCTGTGCGATCCTCGTCCTGGCCGAGGCCGGCGTCGCCTTCCTCGGGTTCAGCGACGTGGAACTGTACTCCTGGGGGTCGACCATCGCCGAGGGGTTACGCACCGAGGACATGCACCCCCATCAGGTCTGGTGGATCTCGACGCTCCCGGCGCTCGCACTGACGCTGCTGTTGCTGGGGTTCAAACTCGTCGGCGACGGCCTGCGTGACCTGCTTGACCCACAGACCGACACCTGA
- a CDS encoding ABC transporter ATP-binding protein, whose product MSRHDPPRHDGGSPPLLRVEDLRTHIHTDRGTVRAVDGVSFTVDRGEAVCVVGESGSGKSVTCESLTGLVPSPPAERVDGRVTFDGTALDDDAARAAVRGDRIGHVFQNPQHALDPVYTVGAQLREAITANADGSADAARRRAVALLDRVGIPDAGSRVDDYPHEFSGGMCQRVAVATALAADPDLLIADEPTTAVDVTVQARLIDLLRGSLDDGLALLLVTHDLRVVAEVADRVLVMFGGTIVERGPVEAVFEQPAHPYTRTLLASYDGFERRADRPARDDLPTDGCRFRAECPHAVDACAGGDQPPAYAVGDDHTASCVHYGPDGDPDRLAGAADQAESEVVDD is encoded by the coding sequence ATGTCCCGACACGACCCACCACGACACGACGGCGGATCGCCCCCGCTCCTCCGGGTCGAGGACCTCCGGACGCACATCCACACCGACCGCGGGACCGTCCGCGCCGTCGACGGCGTGAGTTTCACGGTCGACCGCGGTGAGGCGGTCTGTGTCGTCGGCGAGTCCGGCAGCGGCAAGAGCGTCACCTGCGAGTCCCTGACCGGCCTCGTCCCCAGTCCGCCGGCCGAACGCGTCGACGGTCGCGTCACGTTCGACGGGACCGCGCTCGACGACGACGCCGCGCGGGCGGCCGTCCGCGGGGACCGGATCGGCCACGTCTTCCAGAACCCCCAGCACGCGCTGGACCCCGTCTACACCGTCGGTGCGCAGTTGCGCGAAGCCATCACCGCCAACGCGGACGGATCCGCCGACGCGGCTCGGCGGCGGGCCGTCGCGCTGCTCGACCGTGTCGGTATCCCCGACGCCGGGAGCCGGGTCGACGACTACCCACACGAGTTCTCCGGCGGGATGTGCCAGCGCGTCGCCGTCGCGACGGCGCTTGCGGCCGACCCGGACCTGCTGATCGCCGACGAACCGACGACCGCCGTCGACGTGACGGTCCAGGCCCGCCTGATCGACCTCCTCCGGGGGTCGCTCGACGACGGGCTGGCGCTCCTGCTCGTCACCCACGACCTCCGTGTCGTCGCCGAGGTCGCCGACCGGGTCCTCGTGATGTTCGGCGGCACCATCGTCGAGCGTGGCCCGGTCGAGGCGGTCTTCGAGCAGCCAGCCCACCCCTACACGCGGACGCTGCTTGCCAGCTACGACGGGTTCGAGCGCCGGGCCGACCGGCCCGCCCGCGACGACCTGCCGACGGACGGCTGCCGGTTCCGCGCGGAGTGTCCCCACGCCGTCGACGCCTGTGCAGGTGGCGATCAGCCACCGGCCTACGCCGTCGGCGACGACCACACCGCATCGTGTGTCCACTACGGTCCCGACGGCGACCCGGACCGACTGGCTGGGGCCGCCGACCAAGCAGAGTCGGAGGTCGTCGATGACTGA
- a CDS encoding ABC transporter ATP-binding protein, translating to MTEDDSAPLLAVRDLERHYPVTEGLLQREVGRIRAVDGVSFTVERGETLGLVGESGSGKSTTARTILGLETPTAGKIFFEGNDIDDLSGAAERAFQRRVQLVVQDPDEAFNPRMTVGEAVAEPLALHGMDDADRRRAIVTDLLERVGLAAADSERYPHEFSDGEKQRLAIARALVVDPDLLVADEPTSALDARVEAEILGLLADIREAYDVSILFISHNIDIVRRFCDRVAVMYLGELVETGPTDAVLSAPAHPYTRLLLDSVPSLDPTDRGLPEPLTDTVPDPADPPTGCRFHPRCRSVIQPDGVDLPTDTWRAVAAFRFTLDAEALPDGLDDTAAVRETFDIPVDISHEGIEAAVDGAAAAVASGDLDRARERLAAATSTVCASETPETASVDGCSVQCHRYDDSTPGEPLVED from the coding sequence ATGACTGAGGACGACAGCGCGCCGCTGCTTGCAGTCCGGGACCTGGAGCGCCACTACCCCGTCACCGAGGGACTCCTCCAGCGGGAGGTCGGCCGAATCCGGGCGGTCGACGGTGTGAGCTTCACCGTCGAGCGCGGGGAGACGCTGGGGCTGGTCGGCGAGTCCGGGAGCGGCAAGAGCACGACCGCCCGCACGATACTCGGACTCGAAACGCCGACGGCCGGAAAGATATTCTTCGAAGGAAACGATATCGACGACCTTTCAGGCGCCGCCGAGCGTGCGTTCCAGCGCCGCGTCCAGTTGGTCGTCCAGGACCCCGACGAGGCGTTCAACCCGCGGATGACTGTCGGCGAGGCCGTGGCCGAACCGCTCGCTCTCCACGGGATGGACGACGCCGACCGGCGACGCGCGATCGTCACCGATCTGCTCGAACGGGTCGGGCTGGCGGCGGCGGACAGCGAGCGGTACCCACACGAGTTCTCCGACGGGGAGAAACAGCGCCTGGCTATCGCCCGGGCGCTCGTGGTCGACCCGGACCTGCTGGTCGCGGACGAACCCACGAGCGCGCTGGACGCCCGCGTCGAGGCCGAGATCCTCGGGTTGCTCGCCGACATCCGCGAGGCCTACGACGTGTCGATCCTGTTCATCAGCCACAATATCGACATCGTCCGGCGGTTCTGTGACCGGGTGGCCGTGATGTATCTCGGCGAACTCGTCGAGACCGGCCCGACGGACGCCGTGCTGTCGGCGCCGGCCCACCCGTACACCCGACTCCTGCTCGACTCCGTCCCGAGCCTGGACCCGACCGACCGGGGCCTCCCGGAGCCGCTGACCGACACCGTCCCCGACCCGGCCGATCCACCCACCGGCTGTCGGTTCCACCCGCGCTGTCGCTCGGTGATCCAACCGGACGGTGTGGACCTCCCGACGGACACCTGGCGGGCCGTCGCAGCGTTTCGGTTCACCCTCGACGCCGAGGCACTGCCCGACGGACTCGACGACACGGCCGCGGTTCGGGAGACGTTCGACATCCCAGTTGATATTTCTCACGAGGGTATCGAAGCCGCGGTCGACGGCGCCGCGGCGGCCGTTGCCAGTGGTGACCTCGACCGCGCCCGCGAGCGCCTCGCGGCCGCCACGTCGACCGTCTGTGCTAGCGAGACGCCCGAGACGGCGTCCGTCGACGGCTGTTCGGTCCAGTGCCACCGCTACGACGATTCGACACCTGGTGAACCGCTCGTCGAGGACTGA
- the thsB gene encoding thermosome subunit beta — protein MSQRQMQGQPMIILGEDSQRMKDKSAQEHNISAARAVAESVRSTLGPKGMDKMLVSSMGDVTVTNDGVTILQEMDIDNPTASMIVEVAETQEDEAGDGTTSAVAIAGELLKNAQDLLEQDIHPSAIIKGFDMAASESKDIVADIATDVDPDDEELLRKVAETSMTGKGAELNKELLAQLIVDAVNAVTVEAEDGSVVADLEYLNIETQTGSSAGNSELLEGAVIDKDAVHEEMAENVDDAKVLLVDTAIELDETDVDAQLSVDDPSQLQTFLDKEEAQLKEMVDQVAATGANVLFCQKGIDDMAQHYLAQQGILAIERAKKSDIEFLKEVLGARVVSDLDSATEDDLGHGSVERDQAEGLFYVEGTGADAHGVTLLLRGSTDHVVDELERGVTDALDVVASTVANGTVLGGGGAPEIEVAARLRDYADSVEGREQLAVEAFADALEIIPRTLAENAGLDSIDTLVDLRAAHEDGEVSAGLNVFTGDVEDTLETGVVEPAHAKRQALSSAVEAANLVLKIDDIIAAGDLSTSGDGDEGGAPGGAPGGMGGMGGGMGGMM, from the coding sequence ATGAGCCAGCGTCAGATGCAGGGACAGCCGATGATCATCCTGGGAGAGGACTCCCAGCGGATGAAGGACAAATCTGCACAGGAACACAACATCTCCGCGGCTCGCGCGGTCGCCGAGTCCGTTCGATCGACACTCGGTCCGAAGGGGATGGACAAGATGCTCGTCTCCTCGATGGGCGATGTCACCGTCACGAACGACGGGGTAACGATCCTCCAGGAGATGGACATCGACAACCCGACGGCCTCGATGATCGTCGAGGTCGCAGAGACCCAGGAAGACGAGGCCGGCGACGGGACCACCTCCGCCGTCGCCATCGCGGGCGAACTCCTCAAGAACGCCCAGGACCTCCTCGAACAGGACATCCACCCGTCGGCGATCATCAAAGGGTTCGACATGGCTGCGAGCGAGTCCAAGGACATCGTCGCCGACATCGCGACCGATGTCGACCCCGACGACGAGGAACTGCTCCGGAAGGTCGCCGAGACCTCCATGACCGGCAAGGGCGCCGAGCTCAACAAGGAGCTGCTCGCCCAGCTCATCGTCGACGCCGTCAACGCCGTCACCGTCGAAGCCGAAGACGGCTCCGTCGTCGCCGACCTCGAATACCTCAACATCGAGACCCAGACCGGCAGCTCGGCCGGTAACTCCGAACTGCTCGAAGGCGCCGTCATCGACAAGGACGCCGTCCACGAGGAGATGGCCGAGAACGTCGACGACGCGAAGGTCCTGCTCGTCGACACCGCCATCGAACTGGACGAGACCGATGTCGACGCCCAGCTCTCCGTCGACGACCCGAGCCAGCTCCAGACGTTCCTCGACAAGGAAGAAGCACAGCTCAAGGAGATGGTCGACCAGGTCGCCGCGACCGGCGCGAACGTCCTGTTCTGTCAGAAGGGCATCGACGACATGGCTCAGCACTACCTCGCCCAGCAGGGTATCCTCGCGATCGAGCGGGCCAAGAAGTCCGACATCGAGTTCCTGAAGGAAGTCCTGGGCGCCCGCGTCGTCTCCGACCTCGACTCGGCCACCGAGGACGACCTCGGTCACGGCTCGGTCGAACGCGACCAGGCAGAGGGCCTCTTCTACGTCGAAGGGACCGGTGCGGACGCCCACGGCGTCACGCTGCTGCTTCGCGGTTCGACCGACCACGTCGTCGACGAGCTCGAACGCGGCGTCACGGACGCGCTGGATGTCGTCGCCAGCACCGTCGCCAACGGCACGGTTCTGGGCGGCGGCGGCGCACCCGAAATCGAGGTCGCCGCTCGCCTGCGCGACTACGCGGACTCCGTCGAGGGCCGCGAACAGCTGGCCGTCGAGGCCTTCGCCGACGCGCTGGAGATCATCCCGCGCACGCTGGCCGAGAACGCCGGGCTGGACTCCATCGACACGCTGGTCGACCTGCGCGCGGCCCACGAGGACGGCGAGGTCAGCGCCGGCCTGAACGTCTTCACCGGCGATGTCGAGGACACCCTCGAAACGGGCGTCGTCGAGCCGGCCCACGCCAAGCGTCAGGCGCTGTCCTCGGCCGTCGAGGCCGCGAACCTGGTGCTCAAGATCGACGACATCATCGCCGCGGGCGACCTCTCGACCTCCGGTGACGGCGACGAGGGCGGCGCGCCCGGCGGCGCACCCGGCGGCATGGGCGGCATGGGCGGCGGCATGGGCGGCATGATGTAA
- a CDS encoding DUF7383 domain-containing protein — protein MVHRANYACCTFQQHLGPSADSLDVPWAEFVGDRSDKVAFDVPVADPVDPYVEMQVYDVGDYDHELLVNGEALSGFDIATGDGWQYWMDTVVPALLHEGENTLQFRRNADGRDAFVVGTATVHWKELIE, from the coding sequence ATGGTTCACCGTGCCAACTACGCGTGCTGTACGTTCCAGCAGCATCTCGGTCCGTCGGCGGACTCGCTCGACGTTCCGTGGGCGGAGTTCGTCGGCGACCGCAGCGACAAGGTCGCCTTCGACGTACCGGTCGCCGACCCGGTCGATCCCTACGTGGAGATGCAGGTCTACGATGTCGGCGACTACGACCACGAACTACTCGTCAACGGCGAGGCCCTCTCCGGGTTCGACATCGCGACCGGCGACGGCTGGCAGTACTGGATGGACACCGTCGTCCCGGCTCTGCTCCACGAGGGCGAGAACACGCTCCAGTTCCGCCGCAACGCCGACGGCAGGGACGCCTTCGTCGTCGGGACGGCGACCGTCCACTGGAAGGAACTGATCGAGTAA
- a CDS encoding DUF460 domain-containing protein — protein MNRTAALDAVVFGVDIQSGDVRGDAPSYALVVFDGESVERDVVSRRKLRRRIEAEEPAMVATDNMYELAADKDQLVHFLGQLPDGTRLVQVTGDERPEPLSRVAKRHGVPYGKEPMQEAEAAARLAAANVGQEVSAFTDTTEVKVARGRSTGKGGWSEDRYTRRIHGSVKTRAREVESELEAAGLEYDRDVTEKYGGFSNAVFRVQARPQDIPVSRNRSGDTRVEIERVRRDGIEFRPLAKRRDHVVVGVDPGTTTAVAIVGLDGEVLDVYSSRTDDTAATTEWIIERGRPVVVAADVTPMPNTVEKLRRSFNAAGWEPERDLPVDEKKHRTREEAYDNDHERDAMAAALYAYDRHEDQFDRIASKVPPQEEVGPVVARVVAGEESVEAVLSDITGEDEDDEEETAHEPRELTEEEEEINRLRSRIDRLESHVDDLKDTIQRKDDQLQEKDKQLEKARSEGRREVRKDREVTRLQRRNEALERDLEEERERREELADKLDRLKALWKLDHSNFADVSEKQEGLVPVKVVEQFTRSDIEAADERFGLVEGDIVLLRDASGAGRSTAELLADIEPRVVLRSGNLSEAADKVLFDHRVPVAPAEMVTVQEVDELAVAREHEVEAALADWEERAEDRKRERNAEMVDQIISEHRADRPVED, from the coding sequence GTGAATCGCACGGCAGCCCTGGACGCGGTCGTCTTCGGGGTCGACATCCAGAGTGGCGACGTGCGTGGGGACGCTCCCTCCTACGCGCTCGTGGTGTTCGACGGGGAGTCGGTCGAACGCGACGTGGTCTCGCGCCGGAAGCTCCGCCGGCGGATCGAGGCCGAGGAGCCAGCGATGGTCGCCACGGACAACATGTACGAACTGGCCGCCGACAAGGACCAGCTGGTCCACTTCCTCGGTCAGTTACCGGACGGGACGCGGCTGGTCCAGGTGACCGGCGACGAGCGCCCGGAGCCGCTCTCGCGGGTCGCCAAGCGCCACGGGGTCCCCTACGGCAAGGAACCGATGCAGGAGGCCGAGGCCGCTGCCCGCCTGGCGGCCGCGAACGTCGGCCAGGAGGTGTCGGCCTTCACCGACACGACCGAGGTGAAGGTCGCCCGCGGGCGCTCGACCGGCAAGGGCGGCTGGTCCGAGGACCGCTACACCCGCCGCATCCACGGCTCGGTCAAGACCCGCGCCCGGGAGGTCGAGTCCGAACTGGAGGCGGCCGGCCTGGAGTACGACCGCGACGTGACCGAGAAGTACGGCGGCTTCTCGAACGCCGTCTTCCGCGTGCAGGCACGGCCACAGGACATCCCCGTCTCCCGGAACCGCTCGGGCGACACTCGCGTCGAGATCGAACGGGTCCGCCGGGACGGCATCGAGTTCCGGCCGCTGGCCAAGCGGCGGGACCACGTCGTCGTCGGGGTCGACCCGGGGACGACGACGGCCGTCGCCATCGTCGGCCTCGACGGCGAGGTGCTCGACGTGTACTCCTCGCGCACCGACGACACGGCCGCGACGACCGAGTGGATCATCGAGCGGGGGCGCCCGGTCGTCGTCGCAGCCGACGTGACGCCGATGCCAAACACCGTCGAGAAGCTCCGCCGGTCGTTCAACGCCGCCGGCTGGGAGCCAGAGCGGGACCTCCCGGTCGACGAGAAGAAACACCGGACCCGCGAGGAGGCCTACGACAACGACCACGAGCGGGACGCGATGGCAGCCGCGCTGTACGCCTACGACCGCCACGAGGACCAGTTCGACCGCATCGCGAGCAAGGTCCCGCCACAGGAGGAGGTCGGGCCGGTCGTCGCCCGCGTCGTCGCCGGCGAGGAATCCGTCGAGGCGGTCCTCTCGGACATCACCGGGGAGGACGAGGACGACGAGGAGGAGACCGCCCACGAACCCCGGGAACTGACCGAGGAAGAGGAGGAGATAAATCGGCTCCGGTCCCGGATCGACCGGCTGGAGTCCCACGTCGACGACCTCAAAGACACCATCCAGCGCAAGGACGACCAGCTCCAGGAGAAGGACAAACAGTTAGAGAAGGCCCGCAGCGAGGGCCGGCGCGAGGTCCGCAAGGACCGCGAAGTCACGCGGCTCCAGCGGCGCAACGAGGCGCTGGAGCGGGACCTAGAGGAGGAACGAGAGCGACGCGAGGAATTGGCCGACAAGCTCGACCGTCTGAAGGCCCTCTGGAAGCTCGATCACTCGAACTTCGCCGATGTCTCGGAGAAACAGGAGGGGTTGGTCCCGGTCAAGGTCGTCGAGCAGTTCACCCGTAGTGACATCGAGGCCGCCGACGAGCGGTTCGGGCTGGTCGAGGGCGATATCGTGTTGCTCCGGGACGCCTCCGGCGCCGGCCGGTCGACGGCCGAACTGCTCGCGGACATCGAGCCCCGCGTCGTGCTCCGCTCGGGCAACCTCTCCGAGGCCGCCGACAAGGTGCTGTTCGACCACCGCGTCCCGGTCGCGCCCGCGGAGATGGTCACCGTCCAGGAGGTCGACGAACTCGCGGTGGCCCGCGAACACGAGGTCGAGGCGGCGCTGGCCGACTGGGAGGAGCGCGCCGAGGACCGCAAGCGCGAGCGCAACGCCGAGATGGTCGACCAGATCATCAGCGAACACCGCGCCGACCGCCCGGTCGAAGACTGA
- a CDS encoding PAS domain-containing sensor histidine kinase, whose product MVGDTACLRQALDTLDDVFYVYDSTDGLVYWNRRLEDLFDLTEAELTGMNPTEFFLPEDRSAIAAAVADIYETGETVVEAVARTTEGRVRFELTGRLLTDDDGTAVGFAGTGRDVTDRRDETWQLARENERLAEFADVLAHDLRNPLSVASGHLALARARVDDPEATEQLDRLAAAHSRIETIIADIRSAAREGVLATETEPVDLAAVAASAWDAIRAPDATLDCRATGTVEADRDRLQRLLENLFRNGVEHGSTSNRTESDDSVEHGSTGSRPGADDSVEHGSSPVRIRVVDTETGFAVEDDGPGIPSDERERVFEPGISLADGTGFGARDRPVDHAGPRLGGDDHGGGSRAVLGSRSTAPRAQGRPPAPPIPKAAMRLETSP is encoded by the coding sequence ATGGTAGGGGACACAGCTTGCCTCAGGCAGGCACTGGATACGCTCGACGATGTCTTCTACGTCTACGACAGCACGGACGGGCTCGTCTACTGGAACCGCCGGCTCGAAGACCTGTTCGATCTCACCGAGGCGGAACTCACGGGCATGAACCCGACGGAGTTTTTCCTCCCGGAGGACCGGTCGGCGATCGCGGCGGCAGTGGCCGATATCTACGAGACGGGCGAGACAGTCGTCGAAGCGGTCGCCCGGACCACGGAGGGGCGTGTCCGGTTCGAACTGACCGGCCGGCTGCTGACCGACGACGACGGAACGGCGGTCGGTTTCGCCGGCACCGGCAGAGACGTGACCGACCGCCGCGACGAGACCTGGCAACTCGCCCGCGAGAACGAACGGCTCGCGGAGTTCGCGGACGTGCTGGCACACGACCTCCGGAACCCGCTGTCGGTCGCCAGCGGCCACCTGGCGCTGGCCCGTGCTCGCGTCGACGACCCCGAGGCGACCGAGCAGTTGGACCGGCTGGCAGCGGCCCACAGCCGTATCGAGACGATCATCGCCGACATCCGCAGCGCGGCCCGCGAGGGGGTGCTGGCAACCGAGACCGAGCCGGTCGACCTGGCTGCTGTCGCGGCGAGCGCGTGGGACGCGATCCGGGCGCCGGACGCGACGCTCGACTGTCGCGCAACCGGGACCGTCGAGGCCGACCGGGACCGGCTTCAGCGGCTGCTGGAGAACCTCTTTCGCAACGGTGTGGAGCACGGTTCGACGAGCAATCGGACGGAGTCCGATGACAGCGTGGAGCACGGCTCCACGGGCAGTCGGCCGGGGGCCGACGACAGCGTCGAACACGGCTCTTCGCCCGTCCGGATTCGGGTCGTCGACACGGAGACCGGCTTCGCCGTCGAGGACGACGGCCCGGGCATCCCGTCCGACGAGCGCGAGCGGGTCTTCGAGCCCGGCATCAGCCTCGCGGACGGCACCGGTTTCGGGGCTCGCGATCGTCCGGTCGATCACGCAGGCCCACGGCTGGGCGGTGACGATCACGGAGGGGGGAGTCGGGCGGTGCTCGGTTCGCGTTCGACTGCCCCGAGGGCTCAGGGGAGGCCGCCGGCTCCGCCCATCCCGAAGGCGGCCATGAGGCTGGAGACGAGCCCGTAG
- a CDS encoding DUF7470 family protein encodes MLDKLGAVGIAGIVVALGGIGLVASQAPLIAAGIAFVVGGLGLVVYGLVSSLMAAFGMGGAGGLP; translated from the coding sequence ATGCTCGACAAACTCGGCGCGGTCGGTATCGCCGGCATCGTCGTCGCACTCGGTGGCATCGGACTCGTCGCGTCACAGGCGCCGCTGATCGCGGCCGGCATCGCCTTCGTCGTCGGCGGACTCGGACTCGTCGTCTACGGGCTCGTCTCCAGCCTCATGGCCGCCTTCGGGATGGGCGGAGCCGGCGGCCTCCCCTGA
- a CDS encoding SCP2 sterol-binding domain-containing protein yields the protein MTVTLPDDAAEWARLWRERLNDRAAFETATEEFVATFEFEIRAADDYDGDSVTVLVEVDDGDCTDAAISADGDYDFALRGPYAAWKALLQGDLDVSESVLSGTFDVEGNTMTLLRRQDAITEMVAAAQAIDTEFEH from the coding sequence ATGACTGTGACACTACCCGACGACGCCGCCGAGTGGGCGAGACTGTGGCGCGAGCGCCTCAACGACCGGGCGGCCTTCGAGACGGCCACAGAGGAGTTCGTCGCGACCTTCGAGTTCGAGATCCGTGCGGCCGACGACTACGACGGTGACTCGGTGACTGTCCTCGTCGAGGTCGACGACGGCGACTGCACCGACGCCGCGATCAGTGCGGACGGCGACTACGACTTCGCGCTCCGGGGGCCATACGCCGCCTGGAAAGCCCTGCTCCAGGGCGACCTCGACGTTTCCGAATCGGTGCTGAGCGGGACGTTCGATGTCGAGGGCAACACCATGACGCTGTTGCGCCGCCAGGACGCCATCACGGAGATGGTCGCGGCCGCACAGGCGATCGACACCGAGTTCGAGCACTGA